AACGCTCAAGAGCTGCTTCGCGAGGCATTGGGAATAGATCTGTGAAGTGCAAAATATTAACTTTGACACCTTCAGCAGCCAATAGTTTAATAGCCTCTTGAGCGTAACTAAACGTTGAACCCCAAGTCATAAATGTAATTTCAGCATTGGCGTCACCATCAAAACTAGGAGGCACAACGTCACCACTACTAACCATGGTTTTCATTTTCTGCATACGCTTGGCGTGCATTTTGACACGAGCTTCGCGCGCATGCGGCAAACCAGCCTCAACGTCAGACATCACATGACCATATTCGTTGTGCTCATCAGAGCAAGGTACATACATTGCATTCTTCGCTCCAGGGCGCACTCTGTGAGAAACACCATCCTCTGTGTACTCATAACGCTTGTAGCGTCCTTCGCCTTCCCA
This sequence is a window from Cyanobacteriota bacterium. Protein-coding genes within it:
- a CDS encoding 2-oxoacid:acceptor oxidoreductase subunit alpha, with product MAEKYQIPVLVLSDFFLSEHFRTIDDLDFSKVEIERGKFSTEWEGEGRYKRYEYTEDGVSHRVRPGAKNAMYVPCSDEHNEYGHVMSDVEAGLPHAREARVKMHAKRMQKMKTMVSSGDVVPPSFDGDANAEITFMTWGSTFSYAQEAIKLLAAEGVKVNILHFTDLFPMPREAALERLRKCKRIISVEANMCNSLCKHVLAETAFEVTEHINRWDGEPFTGEYIVNEFKKLAVKKTLVNA